Below is a genomic region from Fusobacterium canifelinum.
TAAGACTTAGACATAGAAGCATCTTAACACATAGTCCTTTTGTTACAATAATTTTTATAACACTATATGAAACAGAGACAAGTTACTTTTTTAAATATTTTATAGTTGGTTTTTCAATTGCAATAGCAATACATATTCTTTTTGATTTATTTCCAAGAAAGTGGTATGGAGGAGCTTTATTAAAAATACCTTTTAATAATATAAGTTGTTCAGAAGAAACAACAAAGATTTTCTTTACTATTACAGCTTTAGTAAGCACATTCTTAGGAATATTTTATATGACAGATATACAGGAATATTATTTTGTACTATTTTATGTTATCCTTACATTTATAAAAAAGAGAAAGTATGAAAATGCTTTTATTAAGCCAGCATTTATTTTTGCTTTCTTGTATATATTTTTAGGAAATTTTAAATTTGAAGTCTTATTTCAAATGATAAAAAGTTTAATTTCTTAAGTAAAAAAGAGAGCATATGCTCTCTTTTACTTTTACAAATTATTTTTTATTTTTCAATTTTTTTAAATATCAATGAAAAAAGTATATATCCAATTAATCCAGGAAATAACCAAGTTAAACCATAATCTGAAAAGGGAAGTATTTCTAAGACTGAGTCTGTATAATAATTGTTAAGTCCTAATGAATCTAAACTTTCTATAAGCCCAATGATTCCAGTAAATAAGACCACACCTTTATAGACATAATCATTCTTTATATATTTTCCAAATAAATTTAAAATTATCAAAGAAATTATTACAGGATAAATAAAAACTAAAATAGGTACAGAAATTCTAATTATACTTTCAACTCCTAAAATTGATAATAAAAAACTAATAATTACAGTAAAGATTACTATTTTTTCATATTTGAAAGAAGTTATTGAACTAAAAAATTCTCCAACAGTAGCGACTAATCCTATTGCAGTTGTAAGACAAGCTCCTGCAACACATATCGCTAATACTAAATTTCCATAGCCACCTAAAAGATAAGAGGTTGTTTTTACTAATAATTCTATTTTATCTTGAGTATCTAAGGCTGAATGCATTTTTGCACCAACAAATGCAAAACCTCCATATATTAAAGCTAATGACACTATAGCAACAAGACCTGATTTTACTAAAAAAGAAAATTCTTGTTTTTGAGTTAAAGTTCTTCCACTTTTTATAGCAGCTAGAATAATCCCAGCATAAGCAATAGAAGCAATAGTATCCATTGTTTGATATCCTTCTAAGAAACCTCTTTTAAAAGCATGGGGATAAATATCTGGTTTTACAGCTAAATCACTAAAAAATACTCCTTTTACTATTATTAAAAATAAAAGTATTAATAATATTGGAGTTAATATTTTTCCAACTCTATCAATAACTTTATTAGCCCTCAATGAAAACAAAATAACTATTCCAAAGTAAGCAATTAAATAAATATATTTATATATAGGATTCTCCATTCCATTATATAGAAAGGTTATTTCATAAGCAGTCGCTCCTGTTCTTGGAATTGCTAACATTGGACCTATTGCTAAGATTGAGATAATAGCAAAAATTTTTGAAAATGTTGGAGAGACTCTGTTAGCAAAATCTTTTATTCCATTTCCTACAATAGAAACTGATAAAATTCCTAAAAAAGGAAAGCCTACTCCTGTTATTGTAAAAGCCAGCATTGTCATTATCCAGCTTGAATTAGTTTCATAGCCTAACATAGGAGGAAAAATCAAATTTCCTGCTCCAAATAACATTGCAAAAAGTGCAAATCCAGTTAGTAATACATCTTTTGTTTTATACATTTATTTACTCCTATATACATAATAACTTAATGATTATACTACTAATATTTTATTATGTAAATACTAAAAATATAAAATATATTCAATTTCTATTAATTTTTAGAAATATTTATTATTACAATAATCATTATAATCTGTAAAAGCTTCTTCACTAGCACCTTCCAATAAATATATAAAACAACTTTCAATAATATCAACCCAAGCTAACAAATATTTTGTTTGTTCATCTGTTAATAAATGGTTTCTTCCTAATATTCCTTTTTCTGATGTCCATATTCTTGTTGAATGAATAATATTTATAATATCAGATACAATATTTTTATCTATGTTTGTTGCTGATATTTCTATTTGAAGTGTTCTTAAACATTCTATTATCTCCATGAAATTTTCTTCATGTATTTCTCCCTTAAATGGACGTAAACTTCCAAGAAAACCATTTTCCCATTTTGGATTAGCAATATCTTCATTCCTACATGAATGTAATGATAATATTTCTTTTGCTAATTTTATATCCATATTTTTCCTCCTAAGTTATGTTAAATTAGGTATTTTAAAAATAAATGAATTTCTTGCTCATTAAATCTATGTTTTCTATAAAATTCTATTGCTCTTGGATTTGTATTTTCAGCCATCAACTAAATTCTTTTTATTCCAAATTTTCTAGCATATCCTTGTAAATCTTTAAGTGCTTTTTCTCCATAACCTTTTCCTCTAAAGTCTTTTTCAATAAAAAAATCATCTAGAAAAAATACTTTCCCATGACTCCATACACTGTAAAAACATTGAATATTCATAAAACCTATCATTTTTTCTTCTTCTATAATAGCAAATAAAATAGTTGAGGTATCATTTAAAATCAATTCAAAATCTTCTTCTAAATTTCCAAATTTAAGAGGAGAGTTCTAAACATTCTCATCTTTATATTCATACCTTATAAACTGTTCATTTAATTTAACCCAATTTTCTTTATCTTCTCATGTACATTTTCTAATCATATTTTTTCTCCTATAATTAAATTTAAAATTGTTTTTTCAACTACACTTGAAGAATTGAATATTATTTATATGTTCATCTAATTCTATACCAGAAACAATCACTCTTTTTTTTAATTCTTCTATACTTGGTAATTTATCATTTTTTTCATCATCTATTAGCCCAACCTCACCAATTAGATGATTTGAATCTTTACTTTCGTAAATATCGCAAAGAATAAACGGTACATCTTTGATAGCAAGAGCATTCTCCATATCTACAAAATAATCTGTATCTTCAAATACATCAAGTGTTGATACATTTATAATAATTTGTACACTGCCAATATAAAAGATTTCATTCTTGATTTCATTATTTTTTGTATTTGCTAGTTTAATTAGGGCATTCATTGCAGTAGACAAAGAAAGTTCAGGACACACTCCTTTTATTCTCTGCCAAAAAGTTGTCAATTCATAGCCCTCTTGAATAGATTCACATATTCTGTATTTTATATTTTTTATTTTAATCTCATATACATGAGCGACAGGATGAAGAAAATTTCCAGCACCACGCCTACCAAAATTTATTCTATCATACGAAATAGAAAAATTTCCTTTTTCCAATGTAATTTCTTTTCCTTTATAATAAAGTTTTGCATAGTTATTAAATATATTAAGCACACCTTTGCTATCAATAAGATGTCTATATAATATAGAACCAATAATTGTAAATATTATTATAAATATCACAGGCAATAAAAAAATTAATATAAGTGCAAGTTTTGAGTTATTATCCCAAAATATAGCTCCTTTTGAACCAAATATACTCCCAATTCCAATGTGGTATAAAACTAACATAGAAATGAAGATACTTATTATCCATAATAATCCTAAAAAAAGGATATTTAAAATTCCACCTGGTATGAATCTACTATATCTAAAATTATAAGTTAAAGTCATTTAGTTCACCTCTTTTAAAAATTAACCATGCCAAGCATAATACATTCCCTGTGTATGTAAAATTTTAAGGTTTTCTTCATCTATCCAAGGATATTTATTTTTAATTTCAGAAAGAGAATTTATTTTTAATTTATCTGTTTTTCTGTCATAATTATTGTAATAAATATCCCATAAAATATTTTCACTAATATTTTTTATGTATTCTGTTAATTTTTTTATATCGCCTACTGAGATATTTGGAATATCTTTTAATAACTTACTTTCAAATGAGATTTTCATTTCTTTACCCCATTCTAAGTGTCTTTTCAATGCAGTATTTAGTGTAGTTTTATCATTTAAAATATTTTCTTGATTTTTGTATTTTAATGCTCTGTTCAGTATTGGATTTTTAATTTCTTTAACAATCATTGTTCCTACAAGTAAATCTTTTTCAAATATTTCAATTACTCTTTCTTTCCATAATGTATAAGTATAATATTTTGGAGATAAAAAACATATTCCACAAAGTTCTTTTTTATGATATTCTATATTATTTTTATTGATGATACAAATTTTAAATGTTGATGTACAATTCTCTTTTAATATACAAAAGAATTTTGAATTATTATAAAATGGTGTTTTTCTTACTCTGTTATTAATGATTTCAGCAATTATATCCAAAATTTTATCTCCTTTTATTTCAATGTTAAATTTTAATAAAATATGTTAAACTGTTTTTAGTATAAAAATAGTTTTATATAGGTATATTTTATACTAATTTTTCAATATATTCTAGTATTTTTAATAATTTTATTAAATAGTAAAATATTAACTTTTTCTATTGATTATTTTCTTATAGAAGGTTATACTGAAATTGTACTTTATAAAAAAATAATGGAGGTCTATGAAATGCAACAAGAAAAAATGGAGTATTTAGAAAATTTAGTTGGAAAAACTCCTATGTTAGAATTAATATTTGATTATAAAGGAGAAGAAAGAAGAATTTTTGTAAAAAATGAAAGTTATAATTTAACTGGAAGTATTAAAGATAGAATGGCTTTTTATACTCTAAAAAAAGCTTATGAAAAAGGTGAAATTAAAAAGGGAGCACCTATTGTTGAGGCAACAAGTGGAAACACAGGTATAGCTTTTTCTGCTATGGGAGCAATTCTTGAGCATCCTGTTATTATTTTTATGCCAGATTGGATGAGTGAAGAAAGAAAATCTTTAATTCGTTCTTTTGGAGCAAAGATTGTTTTGGTAAGTAGAGAAGAGGGAGGCTTTTTAGGAAGTATAGAAAAAACAGAAGAATATGCTAGAAATAACTCAGGTACTTATTTACCTAGTCAATTTTCTAATTTATATAACAGCGAAGCACATTACTATGGAATAGGTCTAGAAATTGTGAATGAAATGAAAAGTATAAATTTGAATATTGATGGTTTTGTTGCAGGAGTTGGAACGGGTGGAACAGTTATGGGAATAGGACAAAGAATTAAAGAAAATTTCTCTAATGCAAAAATATGTCCTCTTGAACCTTTAAATTCTCCAACTTTATCTACTGGATATAAAGTTGCTAAACATAGGATAGAAGGGATTTCTGATGAATTTATCCCAGATTTAATTAAATTGGATAAACTTGATTCTGTTATCAGTGTAGATGATGGTGATGCAATTATTATGGCTCAAAAATTAGCAAAAAGTGGTTTAGGAGTTGGAATATCATCTGGAGCTAATTTTATTGGTGCATTGATGTTACAAAATAAACTTGGAAAAGATAGTGTTATTGTAACTGTGTTTCCTGATGATAATAAAAAATATTTAAGTACAGATTTAATGAAATCAGAAAAAGTAAAAGAAGATTTCTTATCAAAAGATATTATTCTTAAAGAAATAAAAAATGTTCTTAGAGTAATTTAAAATTATTAAAATCAAAAAAAGTTGTTACAAATTACTTTATTATATAATTTGTAACAACTTATTTTATTTATTTTTCTTATATTCTTTTTTAAAATATTTACAGAATGAGTTATAAACTTTTTTAATAGATGCCTCTGTATAATAGTCATACCAAGGATGTTTCTTTAAACCTTCCCAATCTACTGTTTTAACTACACCACTTTTATCTAAATAAGTAGTATATTTCTCTTCTAATCCACTCTCTACATACTCATATTTTTTATAAGGGTCAAAAAGTTCAAATGTATGTATTCCAAGTTCTTCACCATTTAATATTTTTTTAACAGTTAATTCCATATAATTGATATATTCAATAGCTTCATTCAATAAAACTTGTAAGTATTCTTCATTTATATCTTTTATATTAAATTCTTTACTTAAAATATTGTCAACACCATTAATATCGTTCACAAAAAACCAATGCCATTCACCTTTATCATCTTTAAATTCTATTCTTTTATGGATGAATACAGCAATTTCATCTCCTAAACAGTTCCAAGAAAATGTTTGGTAGTCAAATACTACTCTAAAGTTTTCTATATTTTTATACATATCATGTTTTGATTTTCTATACTTATAGCCTAATGTGGTAAAATGTTCAGCCAAAAACATGTAAAAATCCTGATAAATTTCTTTAACACTATAATTTTTTTGATTTAATACAATTCTTTCCATCTTTTTCTCACTTTTTTATTTAATTATTTATTAATACTATAAGGAATGTAATATTTTTTTAGAAGTGGAGTTATTTTTTCTATTTCAGCTAAAACCATTTGCTCACTAACAAAAAATGCTACTTGACTTGTTTGAAAATAACGTTTAATTACCTTTGCATTTTTTAAATTAACTATTATTTTTCCACTGTAACTACCACGAGAGCGAAAAGTTCTAAATTCTATATTTCTAATATTAGAAAGTGGAATTTTTACTACAAATAAAGAAGGTATATAAAGAATTTCATCTTCTATATAGAAACATTCCCAATTTTTTCTTTTTAATAAACTTATTGAAATTACAATCATTATAACACTTATTATTATCATTATGAAAATCATTGAAGTATACATTTGTTCTCCTCTCAACTTTTAAATATCCCACTTAGTATTCTCTTTTATTTAAGTCTTTATTTCTCTCTAAAATAAATTCCCTAACTTTTTCAGCAACATCTTTTTTGG
It encodes:
- a CDS encoding cysteine synthase family protein — protein: MQQEKMEYLENLVGKTPMLELIFDYKGEERRIFVKNESYNLTGSIKDRMAFYTLKKAYEKGEIKKGAPIVEATSGNTGIAFSAMGAILEHPVIIFMPDWMSEERKSLIRSFGAKIVLVSREEGGFLGSIEKTEEYARNNSGTYLPSQFSNLYNSEAHYYGIGLEIVNEMKSINLNIDGFVAGVGTGGTVMGIGQRIKENFSNAKICPLEPLNSPTLSTGYKVAKHRIEGISDEFIPDLIKLDKLDSVISVDDGDAIIMAQKLAKSGLGVGISSGANFIGALMLQNKLGKDSVIVTVFPDDNKKYLSTDLMKSEKVKEDFLSKDIILKEIKNVLRVI
- the brnQ gene encoding branched-chain amino acid transport system II carrier protein, translating into MYKTKDVLLTGFALFAMLFGAGNLIFPPMLGYETNSSWIMTMLAFTITGVGFPFLGILSVSIVGNGIKDFANRVSPTFSKIFAIISILAIGPMLAIPRTGATAYEITFLYNGMENPIYKYIYLIAYFGIVILFSLRANKVIDRVGKILTPILLILLFLIIVKGVFFSDLAVKPDIYPHAFKRGFLEGYQTMDTIASIAYAGIILAAIKSGRTLTQKQEFSFLVKSGLVAIVSLALIYGGFAFVGAKMHSALDTQDKIELLVKTTSYLLGGYGNLVLAICVAGACLTTAIGLVATVGEFFSSITSFKYEKIVIFTVIISFLLSILGVESIIRISVPILVFIYPVIISLIILNLFGKYIKNDYVYKGVVLFTGIIGLIESLDSLGLNNYYTDSVLEILPFSDYGLTWLFPGLIGYILFSLIFKKIEK
- a CDS encoding GNAT family N-acetyltransferase; amino-acid sequence: MILNDTSTILFAIIEEEKMIGFMNIQCFYSVWSHGKVFFLDDFFIEKDFRGKGYGEKALKDLQGYARKFGIKRI